A single Metarhizium brunneum chromosome 5, complete sequence DNA region contains:
- the FUS3 gene encoding Glutathione S-transferase-like protein FUS3 has translation MAAAKLNNLDIEVADYQHMVTNKSAEFLEKFPLGKVPAFEGVDGLCLFESDAIARYVAASGPFSSQLPGSDAATSAQIQQWVSFTEGEIYQAVLELVMWRVGMCPFEESTECKALDKLERSLSILEGHLKNKEWLVGPQLTLADLTAASALVWAFMHIIDEPMRKEFPKTTTWYLRVIGTTDMESVFGPPNLITARRTGLTC, from the coding sequence ATGGCAGCTGCCAAGTTGAACAATCTTGACATTGAGGTCGCAGACTACCAGCACATGGTAACGAACAAATCCGCCGAGTTTTTGGAGAAATTCCCTTTGGGTAAAGTCCCTGCCTTCGAGGGCGTGGACGGTCTATGCCTTTTTGAATCGGACGCTATCGCGCGATACGTTGCTGCTTCCGGACCGTTTTCTTCCCAGCTACCTGGCTCCGATGCAGCGACATCCGCACAGATTCAACAGTGGGTGAGCTTTACAGAAGGAGAGATCTACCAAGCCGTACTCGAGCTTGTGATGTGGAGAGTTGGCATGTGCCCATTTGAAgaaagtacggagtgcaaGGCTCTCGATAAACTCGAGCGTAGTCTGAGTATTCTGGAAGGTCATTTGAAGAATAAGGAGTGGTTGGTTGGTCCGCAACTGACCCTGGCTGACTTGACGGCTGCGTCGGCTCTTGTGTGGGCGTTTATGCACATCATCGATGAGCCAATGCGCAAAGAGTTCCCCAAGACGACGACCTGGTATTTGCGGGTTATCGGTACGACTGACATGGAATCCGTCTTTGGACCACCAAACTTGATTACGGCCAGGCGTACTGGGCTAACCTGTTGA
- the FUS2_2 gene encoding 20-hydroxy-prefusarin hydrolase FUS2, with protein sequence MRQVFPSTFFNFEFLRLLGTVPYYGAEVGECLETASRIKDGDPETWYQAWWDIGQEVLSQAEDAAKTGDKTAASWAYIRSANYFRASEFLLHCTPNDPRILVASRASVEAFNKGWVLLDAEVREVEIPYDNDKTLPGRLYLPSTKHRVTQKLPLVVQTGGFDSTQEELYFYGAAGALPRGYAVLTFDGPGQGRALREKKLYLRPDWEHVTGQVLDFVVDKLSSEYDLDLDRLSVFGASLGGYLSLRAATDARIKACITVDGPFDLFDITKSRMPAWFINGWLSGWLSDKFVNWVIGCLERVNFQLAWEFGHSKWVYGVDTPADVLRFMQKFTLNSTKNAVLSNIKCPTLVTGAADSFYFTPDQNAHKIMEGLTCLSDTQKRLWIGNGVKGGGLQAKIGALALVHYEMFAWLDKTFGIERENLINKV encoded by the coding sequence ATGCGTCAAGTCTTCCCTTCCACCTTCTTCAACTTTGAGTTCCTTCGCCTTCTCGGAACCGTCCCATACTACGGGGCCGAAGTTGGCGAATGTCTCGAAACAGCGTCTAGGATCAAGGACGGCGACCCGGAAACCTGGTATCAAGCCTGGTGGGATATAGGACAGGAAGTACTTTCCCAGGCTGAGGACGCAGCAAAGACGGGCGACAAGACAGCAGCGAGTTGGGCATACATCCGATCTGCCAATTACTTCCGCGCCAGTGAATTCTTGCTTCATTGCACGCCAAACGACCCTCGAATTCTCGTTGCGTCTCGGGCGAGTGTCGAGGCTTTCAATAAAGGCTGGGTGCTGCTTGACGCGGAGGTTCGAGAGGTAGAGATTCCGTACGACAATGACAAGACTCTCCCGGGGAGGCTGTATCTTCCTTCAACAAAACACAGAGTCACCCAAAAGTTGCCATTGGTTGTCCAAACAGGTGGCTTCGACTCTACCCAGGAAGAGTTGTACTTTTACGGCGCCGCTGGTGCATTGCCGCGCGGGTATGCTGTTCTGACCTTTGACGGCCCAGGCCAAGGTCGAGCTCTCCGCGAAAAGAAGCTGTACCTCCGACCAGACTGGGAGCATGTCACAGGACAGGTCTTGGACTTTGTGGTTGACAAGTTGTCGTCAGAGTATGACTTGGACCTGGATCGGCTCTCTGTCTTTGGAGCTTCTCTAGGCGGATATCTGTCTCTACGGGCTGCAACAGATGCCCGGATTAAGGCCTGCATTACGGTGGACGGCCCCTTCGACTTGTTTGACATTACGAAGAGCCGTATGCCGGCTTGGTTTATCAATGGCTGGCTGAGCGGCTGGCTGAGTGACAAATTCGTCAATTGGGTCATTGGGTGTCTTGAAAGGGTGAATTTCCAACTGGCCTGGGAATTTGGGCACAGCAAGTGGGTGTACGGCGTCGACACTCCGGCCGATGTCTTGAGATTCATGCAAAAGTTTACTCTAAACAGTACAAAAAACGCAGTCTTATCCAACATAAAGTGCCCGACGCTTGTTACTGGTGCGGCGGACTCTTTCTACTTCACTCCAGATCAAAATGCACACAAGATTATGGAGGGATTGACTTGTCTCAGCGACACTCAAAAGCGACTTTGGATTGGAAATGGGGTCAAGGGAGGTGGTTTACAAGCGAAAATAGGAGCTCTTGCACTCGTTCACTACGAAATGTTTGCCTGGTTGGACAAGACGTTTGGGATTGAGCGGGAGAACTTGATCAACAAGGTGTAG
- the FUS4 gene encoding Secreted aspartic protease FUS4, translated as MHLLSHLAILQAYVCVCFAAACPSRTNNTATSRKDVVAVPAVWNGFGYLFNISVGTPPQPLTVLSDWTWISLFVRSGRCMNQWNIPMCIGNNGQAFFNERKSSTFYNRSLPQLKWDITAFAPDFTVDYASDTVCVSNICTTNTTLQVSDLPYGGAVIPKVPFGGIYGMAPVTPDVAESFYTQNYQAWKAGVFGPKVGWHSCASLSSRKSCLGGEAKFVLGGTDQAMYDASRMQVYNIQNPSWLSEAFYPYNPPKSNYWSTALTGVWISGEKESTNFVYNFSGSNNVSMQTLALLDEGSEGLGAPLSLNAYKWLVKQVNGTLASNATVKAIMAQGSSGYNGASQDWYTVPCNSTGSRPTLFYELDGRQNYTIPESDYIIRLESAATPVCYLNVNVWKYGRTSSGDSKVLLLGGAFLKRLYVQLDFENLAFGLAPLKKH; from the coding sequence ATGCACCTTCTTAGCCATTTAGCCATCCTGCAGGCTTACGTTTGCGTATGCTTTGCCGCAGCGTGCCCATCTCGGACCAACAATACGGCAACATCACGTAaagacgtcgtcgccgtccctGCCGTTTGGAATGGCTTTGGGTACCTTTTCAATATCTCCGTTGGAACTCCCCCGCAGCCGTTGACCGTCCTTAGCGATTGGACATGGATCTCTCTGTTTGTGCGGTCTGGACGATGCATGAACCAGTGGAACATCCCAATGTGCATTGGAAACAATGGTCAGGCCTTCTTCAACGAAAGGAAGTCTAGTACCTTTTATAACAGGTCCTTACCGCAACTCAAATGGGACATTACGGCATTCGCCCCAGACTTTACCGTGGATTACGCATCCGACACGGTTTGTGTGAGCAACATTTGCACGACCAACACTACTCTTCAAGTATCCGACCTCCCGTACGGGGGTGCTGTCATTCCCAAGGTCCCGTTTGGAGGCATCTATGGCATGGCTCCGGTGACGCCAGACGTTGCTGAATCGTTTTACACACAAAACTACCAAGCTTGGAAGGCAGGTGTATTCGGGCCCAAAGTTGGCTGGCATTCTTGCGCCTCTCTGTCGTCTAGAAAATCGTGCCTTGGCGGGGAAGCCAAATTCGTGCTTGGAGGCACAGATCAAGCCATGTATGACGCGTCCAGAATGCAGGTTTATAACATTCAGAACCCTTCATGGCTCTCGGAGGCGTTCTACCCGTATAATCCACCGAAAAGCAACTACTGGAGCACCGCCCTTACGGGAGTTTGGATCTCAGGCGAAAAAGAGTCTACCAACTTTGTTTACAATTTCTCAGGCTCAAACAATGTTTCCATGCAAACTCTGGCACTGTTAGATGAGGGCTCAGAAGGCCTGGGTGCACCATTGTCGCTGAATGCGTATAAGTGGTTGGTAAAACAAGTCAACGGCACGCTGGCCAGCAATGCCACAGTCAAAGCTATCATGGCACAAGGGTCCTCGGGCTACAACGGAGCAAGCCAAGACTGGTATACGGTTCCATGTAACAGTACAGGCAGTCGCCCGACATTGTTCTATGAGCTAGATGGACGGCAGAATTACACAATCCCGGAATCTGACTACATCATCAGACTCGAGTCCGCGGCGACTCCGGTGTGCTACCTCAATGTAAATGTTTGGAAGTATGGACGAACTAGTTCGGGGGACTCAAAAGTCCTCCTGCTGGGAGGTGCGTTTCTCAAACGACTCTATGTCCAGCTAGACTTCGAGAATCTCGCATTTGGGCTTGCTCCCCTCAAGAAGCATTAG